In Methanomicrobium antiquum, one DNA window encodes the following:
- a CDS encoding nitrogenase component 1, whose protein sequence is MISIKIAVYGKGGIGKSTISANVSAAFAKNGHSVLQIGCDPKHDSTRLLLGGKIPVTALDYIRDILPADRNPEDIIYKGYGNVACVEAGGPKPGVGCAGRGIISTFELLEELGIKSSLFDITLYDVLGDVVCGGFSVPIRREYADAIYIVTSGEFMAIYAANNILRGIRQFTETKNRVAGIIYNARGLLEEDERVARFSKAVKLPVIVSVPRSEIFADAEKDGCTLIEKYPDSDEAGLFCKLAEHMKNLESERGFLYPALPLSDEELENTVLMRNEKIPADKFRLSEIRVMEKKCISNSVKNKKPLIGCAFAGAVSVTAQITDAMTVMHCPKSCALMIYEKMLDTSQSSTARYNDMYSGGMPQRMITTDMTDDDFIFGGEKKLEDALEDSIDKGFKTIFVITACPPGIIGDNIKKVISSVCEKNPDICIIPIETDGNLTGDFAQGEMDAYRALTCLINKEVSKKESRSVNIIAEKYLASNADNNIQAVKDLLNKLDISVNCRFLIRSNMDSIRKFNEAALNLPAYSDETSENIQKIISSVSDVPFFEKTLPTGFRETKEWLLSIAEIFERQDVALRVIAEEEKEYQKRVDALKPVLKGKNVLISTYPKSVDWIFDIASDLGMNILKVGLTYSPFSEELPSCRSHPFPVEKNYSVEMRSDDIKILNPDFILHTYPSLKSSDKVKSAGIPYCPGFGFSAALAHAERWTKLISYPLSEGWKRDGEGII, encoded by the coding sequence ATGATCTCAATTAAAATCGCTGTCTATGGCAAGGGAGGAATCGGAAAATCCACAATCTCCGCAAATGTATCTGCCGCATTCGCAAAGAATGGTCACAGCGTTCTTCAAATAGGATGCGATCCCAAACATGATTCAACAAGGCTTCTTCTTGGAGGGAAAATACCGGTAACCGCTCTGGATTATATCAGGGATATCCTCCCTGCTGACAGGAATCCCGAGGATATTATTTATAAGGGCTATGGAAATGTCGCATGCGTCGAGGCAGGAGGGCCTAAGCCCGGAGTAGGCTGTGCTGGCAGAGGGATTATCAGCACATTTGAGCTTCTAGAAGAACTTGGCATAAAATCATCGCTTTTTGATATAACCCTTTATGATGTCCTGGGAGATGTTGTCTGCGGTGGATTCAGCGTTCCCATAAGACGCGAATATGCCGATGCAATATACATCGTAACATCCGGAGAATTTATGGCCATTTATGCAGCCAACAACATTCTCAGAGGAATCAGGCAGTTTACTGAAACAAAGAACAGGGTTGCCGGAATAATTTACAATGCACGCGGACTTTTGGAAGAGGACGAGCGTGTGGCAAGATTTTCAAAAGCGGTAAAACTTCCGGTTATTGTAAGTGTGCCTAGAAGTGAGATCTTTGCGGATGCGGAAAAAGACGGATGCACTTTAATTGAGAAGTACCCTGATTCAGATGAGGCCGGACTGTTCTGCAAACTTGCAGAGCATATGAAAAATCTGGAGTCAGAAAGAGGTTTTTTGTATCCGGCACTGCCGCTGAGTGATGAAGAGCTCGAAAACACCGTTCTGATGAGAAATGAGAAAATTCCTGCGGATAAATTCAGGCTTTCAGAAATAAGAGTTATGGAGAAAAAATGCATCTCAAACTCTGTCAAAAACAAAAAGCCGCTCATAGGTTGTGCTTTTGCCGGTGCGGTCTCTGTAACTGCACAGATAACCGATGCTATGACGGTTATGCACTGCCCGAAAAGCTGTGCACTGATGATCTATGAAAAGATGCTTGATACAAGCCAGTCTTCCACCGCCCGTTATAATGACATGTATTCAGGAGGTATGCCACAACGAATGATAACAACAGATATGACAGACGATGATTTCATATTCGGAGGTGAGAAAAAACTAGAGGATGCTCTTGAAGATTCTATTGATAAGGGATTTAAGACAATATTTGTTATCACTGCATGTCCTCCCGGAATAATTGGTGATAATATAAAAAAGGTAATCTCCTCAGTGTGTGAAAAAAACCCGGACATATGTATCATTCCGATAGAAACAGATGGTAATCTGACAGGTGATTTTGCTCAGGGAGAAATGGACGCTTACAGGGCCTTAACCTGCCTTATAAACAAGGAAGTAAGTAAAAAGGAGAGCCGGTCTGTAAATATCATCGCTGAAAAATACCTTGCTTCAAACGCGGATAATAATATTCAGGCCGTAAAAGATCTTCTAAATAAACTTGATATTTCAGTCAACTGCCGTTTTCTTATCAGAAGTAATATGGATTCAATAAGGAAATTTAATGAGGCTGCTTTAAATCTGCCGGCATATTCAGATGAAACGTCCGAAAACATACAAAAAATCATATCTTCAGTATCAGATGTTCCCTTTTTTGAAAAAACTCTTCCAACAGGCTTTAGAGAGACAAAAGAATGGCTATTATCCATTGCGGAAATATTTGAAAGACAGGATGTGGCTTTAAGAGTTATCGCTGAAGAGGAGAAGGAATATCAGAAAAGAGTGGATGCATTAAAACCGGTTTTGAAAGGAAAAAATGTGCTTATATCAACGTATCCAAAATCAGTTGACTGGATATTTGATATTGCATCGGATCTTGGGATGAATATCTTAAAAGTCGGACTTACATACTCCCCTTTTTCAGAAGAGCTTCCATCGTGCCGTAGTCATCCGTTTCCTGTTGAAAAAAATTATTCAGTTGAGATGCGTTCAGATGATATCAAAATATTAAATCCTGACTTTATTCTGCATACCTATCCGTCGCTTAAGTCTTCTGATAAGGTAAAAAGTGCAGGCA